In Lutra lutra chromosome 5, mLutLut1.2, whole genome shotgun sequence, a single genomic region encodes these proteins:
- the LOC125101269 gene encoding olfactory receptor 2L2-like — protein MLDILNMETGNETLSIDFILLGLFPGMRHPGLLVSLVFLIYTMAITGNITLILLIWADPHLHTSMYFLLSQLSLIDLAFISSIVPKMLVNFFSGKRKISLIGCGTQIFLSLTLGIAECLLLTLMSYDRYVAICNPLKYPIIISHQVSQKMAIGSWVGGTLASLAHTAYAMHFPLCGTRELHHFFCEVKAILKPSCEDISAYKKGVLVTSIVVVLLPVSFILTSYTLIFLQVLQINSREGKSKALATCSYHLTVVIFYYGPAMLIYMRPGSSHTPILNQGLFMFDTILTPMLNPLIYSLRNREVVGSMKKVLRRCPIQNRRPCFSY, from the exons ATGCTAGACATTCTGAA CATGGAGACAGGAAATGAGACATTGAGCATAGACTTCATTCTCTTGGGCCTTTTTCCTGGGATGAGACATCCAGGACTCCTTGTCTCTCTTGTCTTCCTCATCTATACCATGGCTATCACAGGAAACATCACTTTGATCCTCCTCATCTGGGCAGATCCCCACCTCCACACCTCCATGTATTTCCTGCTTAGCCAGCTCTCTCTCATTGACCTGGCTTTCATCTCTAGCATAGTGCCAAAAATGCTGGTTAACTTTTTCTCAGGAAAAAGGAAGATTTCCCTGATTGGCTGTGGAACCCAGATCTTCCTCAGTTTGACTCTGGGGATTGCTGAGTGTCTACTCTTGACCCTCATGTcttatgaccgctatgtggctaTCTGCAATCCTCTTAAGTACCCAATTATTATtagccaccaggtgtcccagaaaatGGCCATTGGATCCTGGGTGGGAGGGACTCTGGCATCTTTGGCCCACACAGCCTATGCCATGCACTTTCCCCTCTGTGGTACCCGGGAACTCCACCACTTTTTCTGTGAGGTCAAGGCCATCTTGAAGCCATCTTGTGAGGACATATCAGCCTATAAGAAAGGAGTACTAGTGACCAGCATTGTTGTGGTTCTTCTCCCCGTAAGTTTCATCCTGACTTCCTACACCCTAATCTTCCTACAGGTCCTGCAAATAAACTCCCGTGAGGGAAAGAGTAAGGCCCTGGCTACCTGTTCCTACCATCTGACTGTGGTCATCTTTTACTATGGCCCAGCCATGCTGATATACATGAGGCCTGGATCTTCCCACACCCCCATCCTGAACCAGGGTCTCTTTATGTTTGACACCATCCTCACTCCCATGCTGAACCCTCTTATCTACAGTCTAAGGAACAGGGAGGTTGTGGGTTCAATGAAGAAGGTACTGAGGAGATGTCCTATTCAGAATAGGCGTCCATGTTTCAGTTACTAG